A window from Chitinophaga filiformis encodes these proteins:
- a CDS encoding DUF3871 family protein, whose product MNTTTLVLMPIKRSYIPFEEITSTARPFIEANTLQSSLQEIKAEHIIPVFKDNEPVISHSDFIETVMSVANDVFPLQHILSPNIRLSHPIQGRVPSAKNKLSRDLLDHEKTLHYERMAFVIEIPSVTEAIGGNQVSLTIGGVKSYNLDNLSLKKGTGEVFKVFIGFQNKVCTNLCVWSDGYKADLKVRSIEELRNAIYCLFNSYNIDHHIKSMKTLTNCNISEQQFVQLIGRCKLYQYLPPNMKANVPFLSFGDTQISAICRDYYRDKSFCRNDDGSINLWKVYNLFTEANKSSYIDTFLDRSVNAFQFIEGIKNAVRHNQANWFLQ is encoded by the coding sequence ATGAATACAACAACATTGGTGCTTATGCCAATAAAGAGATCATACATTCCCTTTGAGGAAATAACTTCTACAGCAAGGCCATTTATAGAAGCAAATACTTTACAATCCAGCTTACAAGAGATCAAGGCTGAACATATTATCCCTGTATTCAAGGATAATGAGCCTGTAATATCTCATTCTGACTTTATTGAAACTGTCATGAGTGTAGCTAATGATGTATTCCCCTTACAGCACATTTTAAGCCCCAACATAAGACTTTCTCACCCAATACAAGGAAGAGTGCCATCTGCAAAGAATAAGCTATCCAGAGACCTGTTAGATCATGAAAAGACATTGCATTATGAGAGGATGGCTTTTGTTATTGAAATTCCCTCAGTAACTGAAGCCATTGGAGGTAACCAAGTATCCTTAACAATTGGAGGGGTGAAATCTTATAACCTGGACAATTTATCCTTGAAGAAAGGAACAGGAGAAGTGTTTAAGGTTTTTATTGGGTTTCAAAACAAAGTCTGCACTAATCTCTGTGTATGGTCAGATGGCTACAAGGCTGATTTAAAAGTCAGAAGCATTGAAGAGTTAAGAAATGCTATATACTGTTTGTTCAATAGCTACAATATAGATCATCATATCAAAAGCATGAAGACACTCACCAATTGTAATATTTCAGAGCAGCAATTTGTACAACTAATTGGCAGGTGTAAACTATATCAGTATCTACCTCCAAACATGAAAGCTAATGTGCCTTTTCTTTCCTTTGGTGACACCCAAATCAGTGCCATTTGCAGGGACTATTATAGAGATAAAAGTTTCTGCAGGAATGATGATGGAAGTATAAACCTCTGGAAGGTATACAATCTGTTCACTGAGGCTAATAAGAGCAGTTACATTGATACATTTTTGGACAGATCAGTAAATGCATTTCAATTTAT
- a CDS encoding VapE domain-containing protein produces the protein MAEMQNPQVVTETNLTHLTPIASEGNEGNLQESDYKDFLMDAVSQMAVEDDSPSSIDLVERYLGNNYDFRINQVLGRLEFKKKEEVPFSLLDDLKFNSIIRELMKRKIRISKDALKSIIYSDFAPVYNPFTSYFNNLPVWDGRTDYIKQLAETVKTNNDVKWQEWFKKWIVAVVACATDDKQVNHTAIVFAGKQGIGKTSWMYKLVPDPLKRYFYSGIPNLNNKDTKIRMAECFLINLDEMDNLTSSNTEKLKEIITAPEIKVRRAYAHFDESMPRRASFMGSVNNKQFLNDTTGNRRFLCFDVSEIQFNHSINMDMVYAQAKHLLNSGFPHFFNAEEIEEVAESNEQFQAISYIEELILKWLVPVKIEEETPQHKWTATEIAQFLSGKSNLQVNDSLTQKIGKYMKKYEFPRIKSGGVYVYALKEKVAIQILTA, from the coding sequence ATGGCAGAGATGCAGAATCCACAGGTAGTTACAGAGACAAACCTTACCCACCTTACCCCTATTGCTTCAGAGGGTAACGAGGGTAACCTTCAAGAATCAGATTACAAAGATTTTCTGATGGATGCAGTCAGTCAAATGGCTGTTGAGGATGATAGCCCTTCATCAATTGATTTAGTTGAAAGATATTTGGGCAATAATTATGATTTCAGAATAAACCAAGTTTTGGGAAGATTAGAATTTAAGAAGAAAGAAGAAGTGCCCTTTTCACTATTAGATGATTTGAAGTTTAATTCTATTATCAGAGAGCTAATGAAGAGGAAAATCAGAATATCGAAGGATGCTTTAAAATCCATTATCTATTCTGACTTTGCCCCTGTTTACAATCCATTTACTAGTTACTTTAATAACTTGCCAGTCTGGGATGGTAGAACAGACTATATTAAGCAATTGGCAGAAACAGTAAAAACCAACAATGATGTGAAATGGCAAGAATGGTTCAAAAAATGGATTGTAGCTGTAGTTGCATGTGCCACTGATGATAAACAAGTAAATCATACTGCAATAGTTTTCGCTGGAAAACAAGGAATTGGAAAAACAAGTTGGATGTACAAGTTAGTTCCTGATCCTCTTAAAAGATACTTCTATTCAGGTATTCCAAACCTAAATAACAAGGATACAAAAATCAGGATGGCGGAGTGTTTCCTCATTAATTTAGATGAGATGGATAATTTGACATCCTCAAACACAGAGAAGCTAAAGGAAATTATTACAGCTCCTGAGATTAAGGTTAGAAGAGCATATGCACATTTTGATGAAAGTATGCCAAGAAGAGCTTCCTTTATGGGATCAGTGAATAATAAGCAATTTTTAAATGATACAACAGGGAATAGAAGATTTCTTTGTTTTGATGTTTCAGAAATTCAGTTCAACCACAGTATTAATATGGATATGGTGTATGCTCAAGCTAAGCATTTACTGAACAGTGGATTTCCACATTTCTTTAATGCAGAAGAGATTGAGGAAGTAGCAGAAAGCAACGAACAGTTCCAGGCTATAAGCTATATAGAGGAGCTTATTCTTAAGTGGCTTGTTCCTGTAAAAATTGAAGAGGAAACACCTCAGCATAAGTGGACAGCTACAGAGATTGCACAGTTTTTATCAGGAAAGTCCAACTTGCAGGTGAATGACAGCCTTACACAAAAGATTGGAAAGTATATGAAGAAGTACGAGTTCCCAAGAATTAAATCTGGTGGTGTCTATGTTTATGCACTTAAAGAGAAAGTTGCGATCCAGATATTGACAGCATAG
- a CDS encoding site-specific integrase gives MGYNKKPLKGEISIGNHRGRIRLRWRHEGIRCTLNMPYSYLPENMHHATLKVAEIKLDIMKGCFDTTLVKYKPEPVKPVISTPLQIEIPESTVIYLDQLVSKFNDWTKNIRNINIDLSVDYLGVSRMLGRYVNVPLEDIAAKMIGEKWSVITYNRRLNFLSSFFSWLQDTGVITINPLLHVTKRREKRKSKNKRREPLTEEEINNFLEAIRKDTYCHKFSPYRHSLYYPFLKFIFLTGVRNAEAIGLKVKHIDFEAGQIEISDTLARTTKGTHHAARISKGTKTGNIRYLPLTEELLALLTPLLHDREPDSLVFLSPKGLSIDDRMLKKRVIKPVMLALGIADRDLYAARHSFGTRAVQQGMVLTDVAYLMGHSTVDTTIRNYVSVTRPAVVLPTINKQGN, from the coding sequence ATGGGGTACAATAAGAAGCCTCTCAAGGGAGAAATCTCAATAGGTAATCATAGAGGTAGAATAAGGCTCAGATGGAGGCATGAAGGAATCAGGTGTACATTAAATATGCCTTATTCCTATTTACCAGAGAATATGCACCATGCTACACTTAAGGTAGCTGAAATTAAGCTGGACATTATGAAGGGGTGCTTTGATACCACTTTAGTGAAATATAAGCCAGAGCCTGTAAAACCAGTTATTTCCACTCCTCTACAAATAGAAATCCCAGAATCTACAGTAATTTACCTGGATCAATTAGTTAGCAAGTTCAATGACTGGACTAAGAATATCAGAAATATCAATATTGACCTGTCAGTTGATTATTTAGGTGTCAGTAGGATGTTGGGAAGGTATGTGAATGTTCCATTGGAGGATATAGCTGCTAAAATGATAGGGGAGAAGTGGTCTGTAATAACTTATAACAGAAGACTGAATTTCCTGAGTAGTTTTTTCTCCTGGTTACAGGATACAGGGGTAATTACAATAAATCCTCTATTGCATGTTACCAAAAGAAGAGAAAAGAGGAAAAGCAAGAATAAGAGAAGGGAGCCACTAACTGAGGAGGAGATCAATAATTTTCTGGAAGCAATCAGAAAAGATACCTATTGTCATAAGTTCTCTCCATATAGGCATTCCCTTTACTATCCCTTTTTAAAATTCATCTTCCTTACTGGTGTCAGAAATGCTGAAGCTATAGGCCTAAAGGTAAAGCATATAGATTTTGAGGCTGGACAGATAGAGATCTCAGACACTTTAGCCAGAACTACCAAAGGTACCCACCATGCTGCCAGAATAAGTAAAGGCACCAAAACAGGTAATATAAGATACCTCCCATTAACAGAGGAACTTTTAGCACTACTAACTCCTCTTTTACATGACAGAGAACCTGATAGTTTAGTATTCCTTTCCCCCAAAGGGCTATCAATTGATGACAGAATGCTAAAAAAGAGGGTTATTAAGCCAGTTATGCTTGCTCTTGGTATTGCAGACAGGGATTTATATGCTGCAAGGCATTCTTTTGGTACAAGGGCTGTACAACAAGGGATGGTTTTAACAGATGTGGCTTATTTAATGGGCCATTCTACAGTAGATACAACCATCAGGAATTATGTAAGTGTTACAAGACCTGCTGTAGTCCTGCCAACCATCAATAAACAGGGCAATTAG
- a CDS encoding DUF445 domain-containing protein, which yields MSLYIIPFLGALTGWLTNKITILFALRSLSRRQQQLADQTGEFVATKLFSFDEVRQQLADPEKIKSMIPVVEVHMDTFLREKLPEAMPVFKMFIGDSTIQQVKTVLVAELDNMFPEIIDQYLRQTEKELDVRAIVSRKISALSVDQLKKLITVSLRRELRLAEMGGAAIGFFIGLLQLWIALHHNN from the coding sequence ATGTCATTATATATCATCCCTTTTTTAGGAGCACTTACAGGTTGGCTGACCAACAAAATAACTATCCTTTTCGCGCTCCGCTCCTTGTCCCGGCGTCAGCAACAACTGGCAGATCAAACAGGTGAATTTGTAGCTACAAAACTCTTCTCTTTTGACGAGGTCCGGCAGCAACTTGCCGACCCGGAAAAAATCAAAAGTATGATCCCGGTAGTGGAAGTGCATATGGATACTTTCCTTCGGGAAAAACTGCCGGAAGCGATGCCTGTTTTCAAAATGTTTATTGGCGACAGCACCATCCAGCAGGTAAAGACGGTACTGGTTGCAGAACTGGATAATATGTTCCCTGAAATCATCGATCAATACCTCCGGCAAACAGAAAAAGAACTGGATGTCCGCGCTATCGTCAGCCGGAAGATCAGCGCCCTTTCAGTCGATCAGCTGAAAAAGCTGATCACAGTTTCACTGCGCCGCGAACTGCGTTTAGCAGAAATGGGCGGAGCAGCCATCGGTTTTTTCATCGGATTACTACAGCTGTGGATTGCCCTACACCACAATAACTGA